A stretch of the Pan paniscus chromosome 2, NHGRI_mPanPan1-v2.0_pri, whole genome shotgun sequence genome encodes the following:
- the SPTSSB gene encoding serine palmitoyltransferase small subunit B, whose translation MDLRRVKEYFSWLYYQYQIISCCAVLEPWERSMFNTILLTIIAMVVYTAYVFIPIHIRLAWEFFSKICGYHSTISN comes from the coding sequence ATGGATTTGAGGCGTGTGAAGGAATATTTCTCCTGGCTCTACTATCAATACCAAATCATTAGCTGCTGTGCTGTTTTAGAGCCCTGGGAGCGATCTATGTTTAACACCATCTTACTAACCATTATTGCTATGGTGGTATACACTGCCTATGTCTTTATTCCAATCCACATTCGCCTGGCTTGGgaatttttctcaaaaatatgtGGATATCACAGTACAATTTCTAATTGA